Proteins found in one Lysinibacillus fusiformis genomic segment:
- a CDS encoding helix-turn-helix transcriptional regulator → MQAALAKECGVVRQTINSIENDKYDPTLELAFKIAKVLNSRIDEVFIYD, encoded by the coding sequence ATGCAGGCTGCTCTTGCAAAAGAATGTGGGGTTGTGAGGCAGACCATTAATAGTATTGAAAATGATAAATATGATCCGACCCTTGAATTAGCTTTTAAGATTGCTAAGGTTCTCAATAGCCGGATTGATGAGGTGTTTATCTATGACTAA
- the pilM gene encoding type IV pilus biogenesis protein PilM, with amino-acid sequence MFKRKRKSHVSIELKDYVLRAIVAKGPEPNQWQGYEYPLTAGIVENGTIVDEVALFEIIKEQVMKWTGKKQAVRMFVPDTTVLLKNFEHPKDVKPQELRGYAEMELGHSIHLPFQDPLIDVYDADAEDGKAILFAAPSEEITKMVGMLLDVSLEPEAADIRALCNIRLLEHMSLLMPNKTYLIAEWSINELSISIFSNGQVEFLRYQSIEVDMTQWQGKKENEFNYQFIYNGEAENYQMVVMDQVLEIDRMMNFFKFSLHKGEKAVDEIIMLGDNPLLKSIGNLLASNLEPPLRVVDGKKIEKLFPRFKREFSTLLGLALKEVH; translated from the coding sequence ATGTTTAAGAGAAAAAGAAAGTCGCATGTTTCGATTGAACTGAAGGATTATGTGCTGCGTGCGATTGTGGCGAAAGGACCAGAGCCTAATCAGTGGCAAGGCTATGAATACCCTTTAACAGCTGGAATCGTTGAAAATGGGACAATCGTCGATGAGGTAGCTCTTTTTGAGATTATTAAAGAGCAAGTGATGAAATGGACAGGGAAAAAACAGGCTGTCCGTATGTTTGTACCTGATACGACGGTTTTATTAAAAAACTTTGAGCACCCTAAAGATGTCAAACCTCAGGAATTACGAGGATATGCTGAAATGGAATTGGGGCATTCCATTCACTTACCATTTCAAGACCCTTTAATTGATGTTTATGATGCAGATGCCGAGGATGGTAAGGCCATTTTATTTGCTGCGCCCTCAGAAGAGATTACGAAAATGGTAGGGATGCTGCTAGATGTTTCATTAGAACCGGAAGCTGCCGATATTCGTGCGCTATGCAATATACGTTTATTAGAGCACATGTCATTATTAATGCCTAATAAAACGTATTTAATTGCGGAATGGTCGATTAATGAGCTCTCTATCAGTATTTTTTCCAATGGCCAAGTGGAGTTTTTGCGCTATCAATCGATTGAAGTGGATATGACGCAATGGCAGGGGAAGAAAGAGAATGAGTTTAACTATCAATTTATCTATAATGGCGAGGCTGAGAATTATCAAATGGTCGTGATGGATCAGGTTTTGGAGATCGATCGAATGATGAATTTCTTTAAGTTTTCTTTACATAAAGGTGAAAAAGCAGTGGATGAAATTATCATGCTTGGGGATAACCCATTATTGAAATCAATAGGAAACTTATTAGCTTCTAATTTAGAACCACCACTGAGGGTTGTCGATGGGAAAAAAATTGAGAAATTGTTTCCTCGCTTTAAGCGAGAATTTTCAACGTTGCTTGGCTTAGCTTTGAAGGAGGTTCATTAA
- a CDS encoding gamma-glutamyl-gamma-aminobutyrate hydrolase family protein yields MKPIIGITAFAEDDLSSRLNAAYSKSIIEAGGIPLIIPIGVEEEAAQILAMTDGLMLSGGHDVHPFLFGAEPSLKLGKIHPARDTVELALIEAAFQRKMPIFGICRGIQILNVALGGTLYQDIDSDHFSTKLLQHTQQSGRAVSTHSVQVIADNLLATIVEQEKLAVNSFHHQAVNVLAEKLKVAAKSNDGIIEAVVHEELPFCLAVQWHPEELAIAGDESAQRLFSAFVEASLKFKKEA; encoded by the coding sequence GTGAAACCGATTATTGGTATTACAGCCTTTGCGGAGGATGATTTATCCTCTCGATTAAATGCTGCTTACAGCAAAAGCATTATTGAAGCAGGTGGAATTCCACTGATTATTCCGATTGGAGTAGAAGAAGAGGCAGCACAGATTTTAGCCATGACAGATGGTTTAATGTTATCGGGTGGCCATGATGTGCATCCATTTCTGTTCGGGGCCGAGCCTTCATTAAAGCTTGGAAAAATTCATCCAGCGCGAGATACGGTTGAATTAGCCTTAATTGAAGCTGCATTCCAACGGAAAATGCCTATTTTCGGTATTTGTCGAGGGATTCAAATATTAAATGTTGCATTAGGTGGTACTTTATATCAGGACATTGATAGTGACCATTTTAGTACCAAGTTACTCCAACATACGCAGCAATCAGGTCGAGCTGTATCTACTCATTCTGTACAGGTTATTGCTGACAATTTATTAGCGACTATAGTAGAACAAGAGAAACTGGCAGTGAATTCATTTCATCATCAAGCAGTAAATGTTTTAGCGGAAAAATTAAAAGTAGCAGCAAAATCAAATGATGGTATTATCGAAGCGGTAGTTCATGAGGAATTACCATTTTGCTTGGCTGTTCAGTGGCATCCTGAGGAACTGGCCATAGCAGGAGATGAGAGTGCTCAAAGACTATTTTCAGCCTTTGTTGAAGCTAGCTTGAAATTTAAGAAGGAAGCTTAG
- the def gene encoding peptide deformylase: MTKFHPNYMITMKDFVKEHSTILRKHTQEVAIPVTTEDRNTLLSMLQYLKNSQDPTLAKKYKLRPGSGLSANQIGVDKRMFAVLFDDQEMMLINPKIMSHSLNMIYLPEGEGCLSVNRPVSGFVPRYERIKVKAYDIDGHEIIVQLQGYGAIVVQHEIDHLNGIMFYDRINKEHPFQLPNHVIIESFSSFQ; this comes from the coding sequence ATGACTAAATTTCACCCCAATTATATGATTACAATGAAGGATTTCGTGAAAGAACACTCGACAATTTTAAGAAAACACACTCAAGAAGTGGCGATACCTGTGACCACAGAGGACCGAAATACCCTCTTGTCCATGCTACAATATTTAAAAAATAGCCAAGATCCTACTCTAGCAAAAAAATATAAGCTTCGCCCTGGAAGTGGACTCTCTGCTAATCAAATTGGCGTAGATAAACGAATGTTTGCTGTGCTCTTTGATGACCAAGAAATGATGCTGATTAACCCTAAAATAATGAGTCATTCCCTTAATATGATTTATCTACCTGAGGGAGAAGGCTGTCTATCTGTAAATCGACCTGTTTCTGGTTTTGTACCGAGATACGAACGCATTAAAGTCAAAGCTTACGACATCGATGGACATGAAATCATTGTTCAGTTACAGGGCTATGGGGCTATCGTTGTACAACATGAAATCGATCATTTAAATGGCATCATGTTTTATGATAGAATAAATAAAGAGCACCCGTTCCAACTGCCTAATCATGTTATCATCGAAAGCTTTTCTTCTTTTCAATAG
- a CDS encoding YneB family resolvase-like protein, whose translation MINNQLSAVVYCRVSTEKETQSSSLERQQEELLHYAKEQGYAVKGVFKDQHSGYDVEREGLLEMLDFIKDKDINALFVQDETRLGRGNARMAVLHLLQKSATDVFSMRDAGPVQLNEMDTMLLEILAIVEEYQRRIHNAKIRRGMRRAVENGYRPENNLSNRGNPQGQERKDLPVDEIVKLRKRGFTFEEISITLRGLGFEVSKATVHRRFQEHQERLAGK comes from the coding sequence ATGATAAATAATCAACTGTCGGCTGTTGTCTATTGTCGTGTAAGTACTGAAAAAGAAACACAAAGTTCCTCATTAGAGCGCCAGCAGGAAGAGTTGTTGCACTATGCTAAAGAGCAAGGCTATGCGGTGAAGGGCGTGTTTAAAGATCAGCATAGTGGCTATGATGTAGAACGTGAAGGCTTACTAGAAATGCTTGATTTCATAAAAGATAAGGACATTAATGCCCTTTTTGTACAAGATGAAACTCGTTTAGGACGAGGCAATGCGAGGATGGCAGTATTGCATTTATTACAAAAATCAGCAACTGATGTTTTTTCTATGCGTGATGCAGGCCCAGTCCAATTAAATGAAATGGACACGATGCTGCTTGAAATTTTAGCGATTGTCGAGGAATATCAGCGTAGAATTCATAATGCTAAAATACGCCGTGGTATGCGACGTGCTGTAGAAAACGGTTATCGTCCTGAAAATAATTTATCGAACCGGGGTAATCCGCAAGGTCAGGAGCGTAAAGATCTACCTGTAGATGAAATTGTAAAGCTACGCAAACGTGGATTTACCTTTGAAGAAATTTCTATAACGCTTCGAGGGTTAGGCTTTGAGGTAAGTAAAGCGACTGTACATCGTCGTTTCCAAGAGCACCAAGAAAGATTAGCAGGAAAATAA
- a CDS encoding PilN domain-containing protein, which translates to MVPDINLLPQLEKRTTSPKLFYSLVIVIVGLIVAYLLFLFFTSKSDLARLTAEEQALTTQLDQLQQELDARQSVDQGSLEESVTFIQGVSYPVTPLIDETRTLLPTHSYLRSYVFGENTVNIEVDFETMTDISKYVERLLMSSYFTDAQINTVSNFDIELGEQRELTPQQKFKEVPRYSVSITATIDFMYLAGGRRS; encoded by the coding sequence ATGGTTCCAGATATAAACCTCTTACCACAACTTGAAAAAAGAACGACCTCTCCAAAGCTTTTTTATAGCTTGGTGATAGTCATTGTTGGACTCATTGTGGCTTATTTACTTTTTTTATTTTTTACGTCAAAAAGTGATTTAGCACGATTGACTGCAGAGGAACAGGCATTAACGACACAGCTTGATCAATTACAGCAAGAGTTAGATGCAAGACAAAGTGTCGACCAAGGTTCGTTGGAAGAATCTGTGACATTTATTCAAGGTGTTTCTTATCCTGTAACACCGTTGATTGATGAAACGAGAACTTTATTACCAACTCATTCGTATTTACGTAGCTACGTTTTCGGGGAGAATACGGTAAACATTGAAGTGGATTTTGAAACGATGACAGATATATCAAAATATGTGGAGCGACTTTTAATGAGTAGCTATTTTACAGACGCTCAAATAAACACGGTCTCAAACTTTGATATAGAACTAGGGGAACAAAGGGAATTAACACCCCAACAAAAATTTAAAGAAGTACCGCGCTATTCAGTGTCTATTACAGCGACAATCGACTTTATGTATTTAGCTGGAGGACGACGCTCATGA
- a CDS encoding prepilin peptidase: MEMAYTIFIFLFGLVFGSFYNVVGLRIPQKESIVHPPSHCTKCQRRLTALDLVPVLSYVFLGGKCRSCGNKISWVYPVIELMTGVLFAFAYWRLGWSIEVIVAFVFISLLVIIVVSDLAYMQIPDKVLLFFLPLLAIGRVLSPLTPWWDSLVGAVVGFGILYIIAVLSNGGMGGGDIKLFFLIGLVLGTIDTLLTLFLAAVIGMIVGFTVLSKNKQGRKTPIPFGPSIALAAVIVYFYGDLLINWYLGFW; the protein is encoded by the coding sequence TTGGAAATGGCTTATACGATCTTTATTTTTTTATTTGGACTTGTCTTTGGCTCTTTTTATAATGTTGTCGGCTTACGTATACCGCAGAAGGAGTCGATTGTACACCCTCCTTCCCATTGTACGAAATGCCAGAGACGACTAACGGCGCTTGATTTAGTGCCAGTATTGTCCTATGTATTTTTAGGAGGAAAATGTCGGAGTTGTGGCAACAAAATTTCTTGGGTTTACCCAGTCATAGAATTAATGACAGGTGTATTATTTGCCTTTGCTTATTGGCGGCTAGGCTGGAGCATAGAAGTAATAGTAGCGTTCGTTTTTATCTCCTTATTAGTCATCATTGTAGTGTCAGATTTGGCCTATATGCAGATTCCAGATAAGGTGCTATTATTCTTTTTACCCTTGCTTGCTATTGGACGAGTGCTGTCACCATTAACACCTTGGTGGGACTCTCTTGTGGGTGCTGTTGTTGGTTTTGGCATATTATATATAATTGCTGTGCTATCGAACGGTGGCATGGGTGGAGGCGATATTAAATTATTCTTTTTAATTGGACTCGTTCTGGGTACAATTGATACACTGTTAACGCTGTTTTTAGCTGCAGTTATTGGTATGATTGTCGGATTTACTGTGTTATCGAAGAACAAACAGGGGAGAAAAACACCCATTCCGTTTGGGCCTTCTATTGCATTGGCCGCAGTCATTGTTTATTTCTATGGCGATCTATTAATCAATTGGTATTTAGGCTTTTGGTAA
- the yneA gene encoding cell division suppressor protein YneA, producing the protein MTWFKKNTHISILLGACLLFAAYLYITDPGKVSYAEIQIEHGDSLWSLAEQYRGKMSTDDWIKLVKTENELADIKIVAGKSLVIPVVSDQASPINTIEIARNEQ; encoded by the coding sequence ATGACATGGTTTAAAAAAAACACACATATCTCAATTTTATTAGGAGCTTGTCTACTATTTGCAGCATATCTTTACATCACTGATCCTGGAAAAGTTAGTTACGCAGAAATCCAAATCGAACATGGGGATAGCTTGTGGTCGTTAGCGGAGCAATATCGTGGTAAAATGAGTACAGATGATTGGATAAAGCTTGTAAAAACTGAAAATGAACTAGCGGATATTAAAATTGTAGCAGGAAAATCTCTAGTCATTCCTGTAGTGAGTGATCAAGCCAGTCCCATCAATACTATCGAAATTGCGAGAAATGAACAATGA
- the lexA gene encoding transcriptional repressor LexA codes for MKKVSKRQEDILAFIKEEVRAKGYPPSVREIGEAVGLASSSTVHGHLARLEQKGFIRRDPTKPRAIEILEPEESIQKQQVIHVPLVGKVTAGSPITAIENIEEYFPLPDTYGTSEDQLFMLEIMGESMIEAGILDGDLVIVKQKATANNGDIVVAMTAEDEATVKRFFKEKNHFRLQPENSSMEPIIVDQVSILGQVVGLYRRVH; via the coding sequence ATGAAAAAAGTTTCGAAAAGACAAGAGGACATTTTAGCTTTCATTAAGGAAGAGGTACGAGCTAAGGGATATCCGCCATCAGTACGTGAAATTGGTGAAGCAGTTGGCCTTGCTTCCAGTTCAACTGTTCATGGTCATTTAGCTCGATTAGAACAAAAGGGTTTTATTCGTCGAGATCCAACAAAGCCACGTGCAATTGAAATTTTAGAGCCTGAAGAATCCATCCAAAAGCAACAGGTGATTCATGTACCACTTGTCGGGAAGGTTACAGCTGGTTCTCCCATTACAGCTATTGAAAACATTGAAGAATACTTCCCATTACCCGATACGTACGGCACAAGTGAAGATCAATTGTTCATGCTAGAAATTATGGGGGAATCAATGATTGAAGCTGGGATTCTAGATGGGGATTTAGTCATTGTGAAACAAAAGGCAACAGCTAATAACGGGGATATTGTTGTAGCTATGACAGCTGAGGATGAAGCAACTGTAAAACGTTTCTTTAAAGAGAAAAACCATTTCCGTTTACAGCCTGAAAATTCATCTATGGAACCCATTATCGTCGATCAAGTTTCGATTTTAGGACAAGTTGTAGGTCTTTACCGTCGTGTACATTAA
- a CDS encoding prepilin-type N-terminal cleavage/methylation domain-containing protein, whose translation MFKKWKNKKLLKNEKGLTLVELLAVIVILAIIAAIAVPAIGNIIDKSKDRAILAEASNILSGAKIAYIDGACDNNGTCGETALDPFVDGINLAGTSVTFANDTWTIEYPRFNDMKTDLKLDKTEVTESELNEKLSNAGEKPVGGNPKDPTQ comes from the coding sequence ATGTTTAAAAAATGGAAAAATAAAAAACTATTGAAAAATGAGAAAGGTTTAACATTAGTTGAACTATTAGCTGTAATTGTTATCCTAGCAATTATCGCAGCAATCGCAGTACCGGCAATTGGTAATATTATTGATAAGTCGAAGGACCGTGCGATTCTTGCAGAAGCGTCAAATATTCTTTCAGGGGCGAAGATTGCTTATATTGATGGGGCATGTGACAACAATGGTACATGTGGAGAAACAGCATTAGATCCGTTTGTAGATGGAATTAATTTAGCAGGCACTTCAGTTACTTTTGCTAATGATACATGGACAATTGAGTATCCTAGGTTTAATGATATGAAAACTGATCTCAAATTAGATAAAACAGAAGTAACTGAATCAGAACTAAATGAAAAATTATCAAATGCAGGAGAAAAACCGGTTGGAGGAAATCCTAAAGATCCAACGCAGTAA
- a CDS encoding transposase → MFFTISRQTIEKNREAYLAMYDKSHLLVQLDQLIDWQSILKKLMCYYSNTPTGRPSKDPIILVKILLIQSLEGFRSVRLTCKQVQSNATYRWFLGIHLFEKVPHHSTISRFLWERLKGPPFWLALFNEQVWAIHQEGFIANKTWAADETELKANANKRFRQRLLVKKMVEENENDLKRINQFREKQGKKPLKPALSKVIFHPTNFSPVDEDARLSVKHVERGQFAYYEHRIVDTLHGFIIASEITAANRPGHQILPQQLNQLHQLFQQYAKEITLDAGYYNAQCANELFKRGFFVSIPYKRSQTKEHPSCRRHQFKKINETTYACPMGVPFRYTTSTRKGYHEF, encoded by the coding sequence ATGTTCTTTACTATTTCAAGACAGACCATCGAAAAAAATCGGGAGGCTTATTTAGCTATGTATGATAAGAGCCACCTGTTAGTGCAATTGGATCAATTAATTGATTGGCAATCGATTTTAAAAAAGTTGATGTGCTATTATTCAAATACACCTACCGGGCGTCCGTCTAAAGATCCGATTATTTTGGTGAAGATATTATTGATTCAAAGTCTAGAAGGGTTTCGATCTGTCCGTTTGACGTGTAAACAAGTTCAATCAAATGCCACGTATCGTTGGTTTCTAGGGATTCATCTATTTGAAAAAGTACCTCATCATAGTACAATTTCTCGTTTTTTATGGGAACGTCTGAAAGGACCTCCATTTTGGTTAGCGTTGTTTAATGAACAAGTGTGGGCCATTCATCAGGAAGGATTTATTGCGAATAAAACGTGGGCTGCAGATGAAACGGAGTTAAAGGCCAATGCCAATAAACGTTTTCGTCAACGGCTCCTTGTGAAAAAAATGGTTGAAGAGAATGAGAACGATTTAAAACGAATCAATCAATTCCGCGAAAAACAAGGAAAAAAACCATTAAAGCCGGCCCTATCTAAAGTGATATTTCATCCAACCAATTTTAGTCCTGTCGATGAAGATGCGCGCCTATCCGTTAAACATGTGGAGAGAGGGCAATTTGCGTATTATGAACATCGTATTGTCGATACATTACATGGATTTATTATTGCCTCTGAAATCACAGCAGCAAATAGACCTGGACATCAAATTTTACCTCAGCAGCTAAATCAATTGCATCAACTATTTCAGCAGTATGCGAAAGAGATTACATTAGATGCTGGCTATTATAATGCACAATGTGCGAATGAGCTCTTTAAACGAGGCTTTTTTGTCTCCATCCCCTATAAAAGAAGCCAGACAAAAGAACATCCAAGCTGTCGGCGTCATCAATTCAAAAAGATAAACGAAACGACGTATGCTTGTCCAATGGGCGTACCGTTTCGTTATACAACATCAACGCGCAAAGGCTATCACGAATTTTAA
- a CDS encoding GNAT family N-acetyltransferase yields MNITTPRLLIRTFEAQDWQAVYSYMSDKTVMHYMPEGVLNEEQVRNFITENNNEQAKHFAIVLREQQRVIGHLVFHKYFGDHTYEIGWVLNPVYHNHGYASEAAHALLNYSFTKMKLHRIIATCQPENVASYRVMEKIGMRQEGFFKKCIPHGDDWWDEYYYAILQEEWNNLKVRSV; encoded by the coding sequence GTGAACATCACAACACCGAGGCTACTTATTCGAACATTTGAAGCACAAGATTGGCAGGCTGTTTATAGCTATATGTCCGATAAAACAGTGATGCACTATATGCCTGAAGGTGTGTTGAATGAAGAACAGGTTCGAAACTTTATAACGGAGAATAACAACGAGCAAGCAAAACATTTCGCCATTGTTTTACGTGAACAACAGCGAGTCATTGGTCATCTTGTTTTCCACAAATACTTCGGTGACCATACTTATGAAATTGGATGGGTTTTGAATCCTGTCTATCATAATCATGGCTATGCTTCTGAAGCTGCTCATGCCCTATTAAATTATAGCTTTACTAAAATGAAACTTCATCGAATTATCGCCACATGCCAGCCAGAAAATGTAGCTTCATACCGAGTCATGGAAAAGATCGGGATGCGCCAAGAAGGATTTTTTAAAAAATGCATACCACACGGAGATGATTGGTGGGATGAATACTATTACGCTATTTTACAGGAAGAATGGAACAATCTAAAGGTAAGGAGTGTGTGA
- a CDS encoding DUF896 domain-containing protein, giving the protein MLSKEKINRINELSAKAKSGQLTEAEAKERTALRKEYLDTFRATMRDTIENVKVVDAEGNDVTPEKVKQAKKNKFLN; this is encoded by the coding sequence ATGTTATCAAAGGAAAAAATTAACCGAATTAATGAATTATCTGCTAAAGCGAAAAGCGGACAATTAACAGAGGCAGAGGCAAAGGAGCGAACAGCGCTTCGCAAGGAGTACTTAGATACGTTTAGAGCGACTATGCGAGATACGATTGAAAACGTAAAAGTGGTAGATGCAGAAGGAAATGATGTAACCCCAGAGAAGGTAAAACAAGCGAAAAAAAATAAATTTCTAAATTAA